In a single window of the Bacillus clarus genome:
- a CDS encoding TetR/AcrR family transcriptional regulator, whose protein sequence is MARLREFDEEKALDAAMQLFWEKGYSATSLSDLTAKMGIQRPSLYAAFGDKEGLFEAALRRYTKLHASSIRTKLQNNLSVKEAIRTFFEGLVEEEYKESPGKGCFCINTMVELSSQNEKFEILTREHQMYLSVIFQELIVQGVQTGEIQNDLNAKALAQTLVTSLIGLTVLMKSRPERSFVDNSVAVILSLLK, encoded by the coding sequence ATGGCTCGATTACGTGAGTTTGATGAAGAAAAAGCCTTAGATGCTGCTATGCAGCTTTTTTGGGAGAAAGGGTATTCAGCTACTTCATTAAGTGACCTAACTGCCAAAATGGGGATACAACGACCAAGCCTATACGCAGCTTTTGGTGACAAAGAAGGGTTGTTTGAAGCTGCATTGCGAAGATATACAAAGTTACATGCTTCCAGCATTCGAACAAAACTTCAAAACAACCTATCTGTAAAGGAAGCAATTCGTACTTTTTTTGAAGGTCTAGTAGAAGAGGAATATAAAGAAAGTCCGGGTAAGGGGTGTTTTTGCATTAACACAATGGTAGAACTTTCCTCTCAAAATGAAAAATTTGAAATTTTGACGAGGGAGCATCAGATGTACCTTTCGGTCATATTTCAAGAATTAATTGTCCAGGGTGTTCAGACAGGAGAAATTCAAAATGATCTGAATGCTAAAGCGTTAGCACAGACGCTAGTCACTTCATTAATTGGACTTACAGTGTTGATGAAATCTCGTCCAGAGCGCTCATTTGTAGATAATTCTGTAGCCGTGATATTATCATTATTAAAATAA